Proteins encoded by one window of Rhineura floridana isolate rRhiFlo1 chromosome 9, rRhiFlo1.hap2, whole genome shotgun sequence:
- the RASL11B gene encoding ras-like protein family member 11B has product MRLIQNMGTIAEYPQPGNTTSGDSCGSGRPRLIKIAVVGASGVGKTALVVRFLTKRFIGDYERNAGNLYSRQIEIDGELFAIQVQDTPGIQVHGHNLDCNEQLNRCIRWADAIVIVFSITDYKSYELLSHFHQHIRQLHPGNRVPVVVVANKADLLHIKQVEPQRGLQLAGMLGCTFYEVSVSENYKEVFNAFHSLCKDVCKQQTTSTPEKRRSSLIPRPKSPNMQDLKRRFKQALSAKVRTVTSV; this is encoded by the exons ATGCGCCTGATCCAGAACATGGGGACCATCGCCGAGTACCCCCAGCCAGGGAACACCACCAGCGGAGATAGCTGCGGCTCCGGCCGGCCCCGTCTCATCAAGATCGCCGTGGTAGGAGCCAGTGGTGTGGGCAAGACCG CCTTGGTGGTGAGATTTCTCACAAAACGGTTCATTGGAGACTATGAACGCAATGCAG GTAATTTATACAGCAGACAGATTGAAATTGATGGAGAGCTGTTTGCAATTCAAGTCCAAGATACACCTGGCATACAG gTCCATGGACACAACCTTGATTGTAATGAGCAGCTCAACAGATGTATTCGCTGGGCTGATGCAATTGTGATAGTCTTTTCGATCACAGACTATAAGAGCTATGAACTACTCAGTCACTTCCACCAGCACATACGGCAATTACACCCAGGAAACAGAGTACCTGTGGTGGTTGTAGCAAACAAAGCAGACCTCCTCCATATTAAACAGGTGGAACCACAACGTGGACTCCAGTTGGCTGGCATGCTGGGTTGCACTTTCTATGAGGTGTCTGTTAGTGAGAACTACAAGGAGGTCTTCAATGCTTTCCATAGCCTGTGTAAAGATGTATGTAAGCAACAAACCACCAGCACCCCAGAGAAGAGGCGAAGCTCTCTCATTCCAAGACCAAAGTCGCCCAACATGCAGGATCTAAAGAGAAGGTTTAAGCAAGCTTTATCTgccaaagtgaggactgtcacaTCTGTCTGA